The sequence AGTACACGAATGTGCTCGGGATGGACGACGACGTGGGCTACGGCCTGTTGCGCGTGACGCGCGATCAGCGGTGGCGGCCGTTCAACCTCGGCAACTTGGTCTACAACACGGTACTCGCCCTGTTCTTCGAATACGGCGTCGCCGCACAGCATCTCGAGCTCGGCAAGAAGCGCAAGACGCCGGAGGCCCGAGAACAGTTCCGCAACGATCTCGCCGACGTCGGCAAGAAGGTCGGCAAGCAGGTCGCCAAGGACTACGTCGTGTACCCGGCACTGGTGGCCGGGACGGCCGGGCGGAGCGTCGGCGTGGGCCGCGCCTACCGCAAGGCGCTCACGGCAAATCTGACGGGCAACCTGATCCGCAACGTGTGGACCAACGCGGTCATCTTCTGTGGCCATTTTCCCGACGGCGCCGAGAAGTTCACCAAGCAGGACATCGACAGCGAGACCCGGGGCGAGTGGTATCTGCGACAGATGTTGGGAAGCGCCAACTTCCGCTGCGGGCCGGCGCTGGCGTTCATGAGCGGCAACCTGTCGTATCAGATCGAGCACCACATCTTCCCCGACCTGCCCAGCAATCGGCTCGCCGAGATCTCGATCCGAGTGCAGACGTTGTGCGAGAAGTACGACCTGCCGTACACGACGGGCTCGTTCCCGGTGCAGTACGCGAAGTCGTGGCGAACCATCGCCAAGTTGTCGTTGCCGAACAAGTACCTCAGGGCGACCGCCGACGATGCCCCGGA is a genomic window of Gordonia sp. SID5947 containing:
- a CDS encoding fatty acid desaturase; protein product: MAITDIPEYAHLTEVEIEALGAELDAIRADIEADRGERDARYLRNTIRFQRGLELAGRALIFGSSKRSMWWAGAGALGVAKIVENMELGHNVMHGQWDWMNDPEVHSTSWEWDNTGPSAHWKHTHNFIHHKYTNVLGMDDDVGYGLLRVTRDQRWRPFNLGNLVYNTVLALFFEYGVAAQHLELGKKRKTPEAREQFRNDLADVGKKVGKQVAKDYVVYPALVAGTAGRSVGVGRAYRKALTANLTGNLIRNVWTNAVIFCGHFPDGAEKFTKQDIDSETRGEWYLRQMLGSANFRCGPALAFMSGNLSYQIEHHIFPDLPSNRLAEISIRVQTLCEKYDLPYTTGSFPVQYAKSWRTIAKLSLPNKYLRATADDAPETASERRFKQGLPEGARLVAAIDPETGRRRGLRSAIRALRRRGRGAHISATRTEMPAQQRRAA